In Debaryomyces hansenii CBS767 chromosome A complete sequence, a genomic segment contains:
- a CDS encoding DEHA2D02750p (no similarity), with the protein MLHILKTNVHTVTTVCDVHLKDRFDKYFDYILDDNYDSFVVYAKRDNVITNYFYVHLTRTHIWESSFRKCHPSIRSW; encoded by the coding sequence ATGTTacatatattgaaaactaaTGTACATACAGTAACTACAGTCTGCGACGTTCATTTGAAGGATAGATTTGACAAATATTTTGACTATATTTTGGACGATAACTACGATTCTTTTGTTGTGTACGCTAAACGTGATAATGTAATTACTAACTACTTCTATGTCCATTTAACAAGAACTCATATTTGGGAAAGCAGTTTTCGAAAGTGTCATCCATCAATTAGAAGCTGGTAA